The nucleotide sequence CACGGGACGCGAAGTCACCTCGGATGGTTCCGGCAATGGCGGAACGCGAACGGTCTGGCCCGGTTCGATGCGGGTCGCTGGTTTCGCGCGACCGCCATCTATGCGAATCTCGCCCTTGCGGCACATCTTCTCGATCCGACCTTGCGCGATATGCGGGAAACGACGACGAAACCAACGGTCAAGCCGCTGATCGGCCTCATCCTGGTCAACTTTGATGTTCTGTACGCCACTCATCAGGCAATCGCTCTCATAAAGGATAATCCGGCAAATAACGCCGTGATAGAAATCACGACCGACAACACGACATAGAGCGCCGCCAGCCCGACCGCGCCGCGCTCGATTAGCGTGACCGCCTCCAGGGAAAACGATGAAAAGGTCGTGAAACCACCCAGCACGCCGACCGCCAGAAACGGGCTGAAATGCGTCAGGCTATAACGTGCAAGGAACACTGTCAGCATACCCATCAGGAACGATCCGATGATGTTCACCGTGATGATCCCTAGCGGGAAATGACCAATGCCAAACAAGCGCACAATCAGCACGCCGGCCAGGTAGCGACCACTCGCGCCAATCGCGCCGCCAAGCGCCACCTGTGCAATCGTCGGAAACATCGCCTACTCCTTCGGCCCACCGCCGTTTGGCTCACAACTTGGTAAATTACCCGAAACGCTTGTTCAACATGAACGCTTGGCAAGTTCCGACACGACATGGGTACTTGGCCGCTCTATACACACGTAAGCGGTTGCGAAAGGCATCGGTTGCAGGCACCGCTGCATGACTGATTAACGGATCCTGATTCTCACGGCTCAAAATGGCAGACCTGTTCGGCAATACCACCAGTACCAATTCATCGGATCACACCACTCGACCACTCGCGGACAGATTGCGCCCGACCAACCTAGGTGATGTCATCGGACAGCAGCATCTTCTGGAAGCCGACGGACCACTTGGCGGGATGTTGGAGCGCGGAAGCCTCGCCTCCCTGATTCTTTGGGGACCACCCGGCGTTGGCAAAACGACCATCGCTCGATTGCTGGCCCATGAGACCGATCTGCATTTCGTCCAGATCAGCGCGATCTTTTCTAATGTCGCCGAGCTACGCAAGGTCTTCGAGGCCGCGCGTCTGCGCCGGGATAGTGGCAAGGGGACACTGCTATTTGTTGACGAGATCCATCGCTTCAACAAGTCGCAGCAGGACAGCTTTCTGCCGTTCATGGAAGATGGAACCATCGTTCTGGTCGGCGCAACAACGGAAAACCCCTCCTTCGAGCTGAACGCAGCCCTTCTAAGTCGCAGCCAGATTCTTGTACTGAACCGGCTTGACCCCGAAGCCCTGAAAACAATGCTTGCCCGCGCAGAACAGGAACTCGGACGCGCGCTGCCGCTGACCGAGGCCGCCGGCGAGTCGTTGATTGACATGGCGGACGGGGATGGGCGGGCGCTTCTGAACCTGATTGAACAAATCTCCGCTTGGACAGACACCAACCGGATAGGCCCCGCACAACTCGCGCAACGACTGTCGCAACGCGCCGCTCAATACGACAAATCCGGGGACGCGCACTACAACCTGATCTCGGCATTGCACAAATCCGTCCGCGGGTCTGACCCCGACGCAGCGCTTTACTGGTTTGCAAGGATGCTTGAAGGCGGCGAGGATCCGCGATATCTGGCCCGCCGCCTGACACGCATGGCCGTCGAGGACATCGGGTTAGCCGATCCACAGGCGCAGTCCCTCTGCCTGGACGCTTGGCAAACTTACGAGCGGCTCGGCAGCCCCGAAGGAGAGCTGGCACTGGGTCAGGCAGTTATTTACCTTGCCTTGGCCCCTAAATCGAACGCAGCCTACGCCGCCTATAAATCCGCCCGCGCAGTTGCGCGCGATACGGGATCACTCAACCCTCCCAAGCACATCCTCAACGCCCCGACGAGCCTGATGCGTGATCTCGACTACGGTGCCGGCTATGCCTATGACCACGATGCGGAAGACGCATTCTCGGGGCAAGATTACTTTCCCGAAGGTATCGAGCGGGCCCAATTCTATACCCCGGTCGAGCGCGGCTATGAGCGTGAAATGCTAAAGCGGCTGAACTGGTTCTCAAAACTTAGGTCGGACAGGCAGCGGAAGTAAGCTGTCGACCTGTGTCAGCTCACTTGGCCGCAGACGGTTCACGTTCAATGCATCGACCGGGTTAGCGAAAACCCATCCGGCGACTGCGGCCATATGATCTCGGCCAAAAATTCGTGTCAATTCAGCCGGATTTCACAGATTGAACAGATGTCTTGTGAATTTCTCTTGGCAGCCCATGAGCACGCTTGTGCTTTCGTTTGCGCACTCATTTGCCTTCTCTGGCATACAACTATTTATCGCCCGACACTCAAAGACCGTCTTTCTCTGAAAATTTAATAATTAATATCAAAAACTTATGCTTTCACCCGACATTTCGAATACCGTCCTACCGACATCAAAAACCCGTCTTTTGACATCGTTTTCCCGACCTGTCCCTAGGCCCTGCGGCGCGCAGACAAAGAAAAAGGCCGCCCAACGGGCGACCCTAACGTGGATTAGCGGGGAGAAGATTTCTGGCTACTTCCGTTTGCGCGGCTTCTTCGCCTCATTCGTGTCCTGGTAAGAACGATCCATGGCGCGGGAGGTGTCGATCCCGCGCCAATGCTCAGACAGGAAGGGGTTGAGTTCGTCATCAGAGTTGGTGCGGACATAATAGGCCTCGGCGAAATGATCGAGGGTGACCCGGGCATCCCCCATCTCCAGAGCCTCCGAGAGCGCTTCGATCGTGATCTCGACGGCCAAACCGAAGCGATAGGCTGCAGCATGCATCATGAGCGGCATGAATTCCGCGAGGCTGAACAGGCCTTCATCGGTCAGGCCAGACCCCGCCAGTAGCTTGGTCATGCCATTTCGGAGGGTGGGGCCATCGGTTTCGGGCGTCATGGCCAAAATCTCGACAGGACGCAGTCGCCGCGTCAGGGTGGGATCGTGGTTGATGAACTCGCGTCCTTCCGAGGTCCCGGTCAGGATAAGCGAAACAGGCCAGGGCCCGACCTGCATCAGGTTGCGGAACCGCTTCGCGAAGGCGGACATCGCCTCTTCGGTCGCGTAGCGCCCTGCGTCCTGGATCTCATCGAGGTGAATGGCCGCGATATGATGATGCTGGAGCTGCCTGCGCAGACAGTCGATCAGGTAGTCCTCGGTCCGGTTGCCCTTGGTCGGGTAACCAATTTCCCTGAGGACGGCACAGCATGTGTCCTTCACGCTCGCCTTTCCCGGCACGATGGCACTGACGATCCTGTGGCCGAATTCCCGACCGCCAGTGGCGACCGCCGCCTCCTCATACTCACGGATCACCCGCGCCATCATCGTCGACTTCCCGCTACCGGCCGGGCCGATCAAGGCGGCCCCCTTCGGCTCATACAACCCGCGCGCCAGGCGAGTTTCCCGTGCCTCGAGGACGCTGAACACTCGCTCGCGGATCAAGCGGTGGGTCTCGGTTTCAAAGAAGAAGGTATCCAGCGCGGCGGTCGCGGCCGCTTTGGTGCGCGTTTTCTCCATCACGGCCAAGGCTTCATTTGTGGTCATGGATTATCTCCGGATCAGGATCTTGGGCGGCGTCGGGCGCCAGTGGAGCGGAAGCGATCGAGGGGATTTGCTCCATCGGGGTGTTCGGCGGCCTCGGTCTCAGATGGGGACGTGGGCGCTGAT is from Qingshengfaniella alkalisoli and encodes:
- a CDS encoding replication-associated recombination protein A is translated as MADLFGNTTSTNSSDHTTRPLADRLRPTNLGDVIGQQHLLEADGPLGGMLERGSLASLILWGPPGVGKTTIARLLAHETDLHFVQISAIFSNVAELRKVFEAARLRRDSGKGTLLFVDEIHRFNKSQQDSFLPFMEDGTIVLVGATTENPSFELNAALLSRSQILVLNRLDPEALKTMLARAEQELGRALPLTEAAGESLIDMADGDGRALLNLIEQISAWTDTNRIGPAQLAQRLSQRAAQYDKSGDAHYNLISALHKSVRGSDPDAALYWFARMLEGGEDPRYLARRLTRMAVEDIGLADPQAQSLCLDAWQTYERLGSPEGELALGQAVIYLALAPKSNAAYAAYKSARAVARDTGSLNPPKHILNAPTSLMRDLDYGAGYAYDHDAEDAFSGQDYFPEGIERAQFYTPVERGYEREMLKRLNWFSKLRSDRQRK
- the crcB gene encoding fluoride efflux transporter CrcB is translated as MFPTIAQVALGGAIGASGRYLAGVLIVRLFGIGHFPLGIITVNIIGSFLMGMLTVFLARYSLTHFSPFLAVGVLGGFTTFSSFSLEAVTLIERGAVGLAALYVVLSVVISITALFAGLSFMRAIA
- a CDS encoding ATP-binding protein, which encodes MTTNEALAVMEKTRTKAAATAALDTFFFETETHRLIRERVFSVLEARETRLARGLYEPKGAALIGPAGSGKSTMMARVIREYEEAAVATGGREFGHRIVSAIVPGKASVKDTCCAVLREIGYPTKGNRTEDYLIDCLRRQLQHHHIAAIHLDEIQDAGRYATEEAMSAFAKRFRNLMQVGPWPVSLILTGTSEGREFINHDPTLTRRLRPVEILAMTPETDGPTLRNGMTKLLAGSGLTDEGLFSLAEFMPLMMHAAAYRFGLAVEITIEALSEALEMGDARVTLDHFAEAYYVRTNSDDELNPFLSEHWRGIDTSRAMDRSYQDTNEAKKPRKRK